The Sphingomonas sp. HF-S4 sequence GCCCAGCAGGCGCCCAGCATCCCCGAGCCGATGGTCTTCGACATGGTCAGGCCGCTTGGCGCGCGGCAAGGCGAGCTCGAGGTCAACGCGCTGGCCGAACAAAGCCTGTCAGGCCCGCACCGCAAGGTCGAATGGGCGCCGGAAATCGAATATGCGGTCGCGGATGGCTTTGCCGTCGAGCTCGAGCTGCCCTTCGAAGGCGCGCGCGTCACCGACTACAAGCTCGGCCTGCAAGGCACGTTCGGCACCTTTGACCGCGGGCGCGCGGTCCACGGCGTACAATATCTCGGCCTCTACAATCGCGCCTCGGCGCGGTGGGAGAACACTCTGGTCTATCTGCTCGGCTATCGCTTCGACGCGCGCTGGAGCATGATCGCCATGGCCGGCATCGGCGACGTCACGTTCGGCGGGACCGGCCGCAGCAAGCTGATCCTCAATCAATCGAGCTTCTACGACCTCTCCCATTCCACCACGCTCGGTCTGGAGGTCAATCACAGCCGTGGCGGCGAGGACCGCACGCTGTTGATGCCGCAAGTCCACCAGGCGCTGAAGGAGGGGTTGAACATTCAAGTCGGCATCGGCGCGCTGCGTCAGACGAACGAGCCGTGGCGTCCTCGCGCCGCAATCCGCCTGATCAAGGAACTCTGACCTGCATTCTGCATCGCGGCCCGAACCTTCCGCTAGCTGCGGTGCCATCACGGGCGGAACGCGCGAAATCCAGGGTGATTGTGGTTTCGCATAGGGTGATGATCTCCCGCTTGGGAAAAGTCGACGGGAGTTATCCTGGCTGCAGCCCAAATATGGGCGATCCCAAGCGTCGCCGGGATTCGGCACAACTTTCAGGAGGAATACTAGGCGGTCTGCTGGTGGATCGGCCCGGAGTCAGCTCACCACTTCATGCGCCGCACCGAGCAACTTTCGCACGCTCTCGCGATTTTTCCCTGAAAGCTGACAGGCAGGAAGTGCCGATGTCGGTCGTTTGGTCCCGTCCGGGCATAATGAACGCATGACGATCTTCGGGATCGCGCCGGGTTCGGCTGACCGGTGGAGTGGGCGCCTAGCGGTGGCTCAGTTTTACGGTACGCACTGGCTGCCGGATCGGACGGCATCGATTCAGCGCACCCGGCAACGCTCTTAGATAAGTACGTTCTGAGGCCGCCGCGGCGGTGTAACTACGCCGCGGCGGTGTAACTACGCCGCGGCGGCCGAAGGCGGCACAACCGCGCACGCCGTCCGTCCCCAACCCGTCGCGCTTCGAATGCGAATTCACACCCGGCGCAAGGCCGGGGTGGCGGGTTGGGGATGGCGCGCCTAGCCGATGTCCGTCACTCCGCCGCAATCCCCGCCTTCGAGAACATATCCCCGCCCTCGCTCGCGTCCTCGTTCGCTGCGGGGACGGCCTTGGCCTTCTGCCGCTTGTCGAACGAATCCCACACGTCGTTCCACTGCCCGCGAGTCGCGCCCTTCGAATATTCGGTCGCGCGTTGCTCGAAGAAATTGGCGTGCTCGACACCGTTCAGCAGTGGCGAGAGCCACGGGAGGGGGTGCTCGTCGATCATGTAGATCGGCTTCATGCCGAGCTGGCCCAGCCGCCAGTCGGCAATGTAGCGGATGTACTTCTTGATCTCCTTGGGCGTCATTCCGCTGACGGGACCCTGCTCGAAGGCGAGATCGATGAACGCGTCCTCCAGCCGCACCGTCGTCTGGCACATGTCCATGATGTCCGAGGTGACCGACTTGGTCAGGCAGTCGCGCTCCTTCACGAAGGTGTGGAACAGCTTGATGATGCCCTCGCAATGGAGCGTCTCGTCGCGGACCGACCAGGTGACGATCTGGCCCATGCCCTTCATCTTGTTGAAGCGCGGGAAGTTCATCAGCATCGCGAAGCTGGCGAAGAGCTGGAGCCCCTCGGTGAACCCGCCGAACATCGCGAGCGTCTTTGCGATGTCCTCGTCATTGTCGACGCCGAAGGTGCCGAGATAGTCGTGCTTGTCCTTCATCTCGCTATATTCGAGGAACATGCCATACTCGCTCTCGGGCATGCCGATCGTGTCGAGCAGGTGCGAATAAGCGGCGATGTGCACTGTCTCCATGTTGGAGAAGGCGGCGAGCATCATCTTGATCTCGGTGGGCTTGAACACGCGGCCGTATTTCTCGTGGTAGCAATCCTGCACTTCCACGTCGGCCTGGGTGAAGAAGCGGAAGATCTGGGTGAGCAGGTTGCGCTCGTGGTCCGAGAGCTTCTGCGCCCAATCGCGGCAATCCTCGCCGAGCGGCACTTCCTCGGGCAGCCAGTGGAGCTGCTGCTGGCGCTTCCAGAACTCATAGGCCCAGGGATATTCGAACGGCTTGTAGGTCTTACGCGCTTCGAGAAGGGACATGGAACTGCTCCAACAACAATCTGGATAGGGGAAAGGATTCAGGATTCGATCGGATTGATCTGGTTGACGATGCAAGAAGTGCCGACGGCCGAGTCGATGTAGATCGTGAAATTCTTCTTGCTGGCGGCCCATTCGGTCAGGAACACGCTGATCATCGCCGAGCTGGATTGCGGGACCAGCATCCAGCCGACCGACGGCGTGCCGCAGAGTGTCGGGACGCGATTATCGTCCATTCGGACCATCAGGCCGGCGGTGGTCGAGGTGATATCGACCACCTTGCCGACAATGAAGGCCGGATAGGGATCGCTGGCCTGTGACGGCGAGGCTGCGAATGCGCAAGCGGCGAGCGATCCGGCCAGCGTCAGCGATTGCCGCGACCTCATATGATTCCTCCTGTAGTAACGAACACCACCGCGAAGCCGCCGAGGAACAGGCCGAGGGCGAAGAGCATCATCCCGGAGATGCGCAGCGCGTAGCCGGTCGCTAGCGTGTCGGGCAGGCGCAGCGCAGTGCGGGTCAGCGACGGACGCAGCAGCGTCGTCAGCCCCAGCGCCCCTGCGGTGCCGGCCAGTCCGGCCATCAAGGCGAGGCTCCGCGTCACTGGTGGTCGATCACCGTGGTACGCTTCTCGCGAATCACCCGGTCGCGATAGACGACCTTCTTGCCGCGATTGGCGCCGACGCCGAACACGACGATGCCAAGGAAATAGCCGAAATCATACCAGCCGCCATTGTTGGGCACCGCGTAGACCGCGACGTCGGGCATCACCAAGCTGAGGAACCAGGCGACGGGGAAGATGAAGCCGTGCCACAAGCCCCACAGGAAGCCCGGCGCCTGGGGCGCGACGCCGCTCGACACCTGGGTCGCGCAGGCGGCGAGCAGGGTCAGCGCGGCGAGCGCGATCGCGGTGCGGATCTTCGTCATGCAACACTCCGTTGGTATGGATGACAGCGCGCCCGCGGTGCTGCATCGTTTGCGTGCGGTGCGCGTTGGACGCCCGAACCTGCCAGAGGAGAACCAGCATGGCCGACGCAAGTGCAATCAAGGAACATATGGAAGTCATCGGCGCCGACGGCGTCCATGTCGGCACGGTCGACCATGTCGAGGGCGACCGCATCAAGTTGACCAAGAAGGACAGCGGCGCCGAGATCGAGGGTGCGGAGGGCGCGCATGCCGGGCACCATCACTACATCTCGCTCGGGCTGGTCGCCGACGTCGAGGGCGACCAGGTACGCCTGAGCGCCGCTGCCGCGAATGCCGTGCTGTTCGAGGAGGAAGAGTCCGAGGGCTGAGGGTCTAACAGACCCCGACTCCCCCTCACCCTTCCCACGCGCTTCGCGCGCGGGGCCCTTCCCTCTCCCACAAGGAGAGAGGGAGATTGGAGTCACAAATCCCTCTCCCCTTGTGGGAGAGGGAGATTTGGGATTCTCCGGGCGACCTACCCCAGCCACCTCACTGGCACGCCAGGCATTCGTCGTAATCGCGCGACTCCACCTCGAACTTGGGCGCGGCGATCGTGTTGTCGGCTTCCACCCCGCCGGCGAAACCTGCACGCTGGACGCTCTTCGAGCGGAGATAATAAAGCGACTTGATGCCGAGTTCCCAGGCGCGGAAGTGGAGCATCAGCAGGTCCCACTTCTCGACATCGGCCGGGATGAACAGGTTCAAGGACTGCGCCTGGTCGATATAGGGTGCGCGGTCGCCGGCGAGCTCGAGGATCCAGCGCTGGTCGATCTCGAAGCTGGTCTTGTACGCGTCCTTCTCTTCCTGGCTGAGGAAGTCGAGATGCTGGACGCTGCCGCCCATCTCAAGGATCGAATTCCACACCGCGTCGCTGTTCTTGCTCTTCTCGATGAGCAGCTTTTCGAGATAGGGATTCTTGACCGAGAACGAGCCCGACAGCGTCTTGTGGGTGTAGATGTTGGCCGGGATCGGCTCGATGCACGCGCTGGTGCCGCCGCAGATGATCGAGATCGACGCGGTCGGCGCGATCGCCATCTTGCAGCTGAAGCGCTCCATCACCCCCATGTCGGCGGCGTCGGGGCACGGCCCGCGCTCGACCGCGAGCTGCATCGAGGCTTCATCGACCTGGCGCTTGATCTGCTTGAACATGCGCAGGTTCCACGACTTCGCCATCGCGCCTTCGAAAGCGAGGCCGCGTGCCTGGAGGAAGGAGTGGAAGCCCATCACGCCGAGGCCGACGCTGCGCTCGCGGCTCGCCGAATAGGCAGCCTTTTCCATGCCGGGCTCGGCGCGCTCGATATAGTCGGTCAGGACATTGTCGAGGAAACGCATCACGTCCTCGACGAAACCCTTCTCGTCCTTCCACTCGTCCCAATTCTCCAGGTTGAGCGACGAGAGACAGCACACCGCGGTACGCTCGTTGCCGAGATGGTCCTTGCCCGTCGGCAGCGTGATCTCACTGCACAGATTCGAAGTCGAGACCTTGAGACCGAGATCGCGGTGATGCTTGGGCATGTTCGAATTCACGTGATCGGCGAACACGATGTACGGCTCGCCGGTGGCGAGACGAGTCTCGACCAGCTTCTGGAACAGCGCGCGGGCGTCGACCTTGCCCCTTTCGCTCTGGTCCTTGGGGCTGCGCAGCGTCCATTCGGCACCGTCGCGCACCGCTTCCATGAACGCGTCGGGAATAAGCACGCCGTGGTGGAGGTTGAGCGCCTTGCGGTTGAAATCGCCGCTGGGCTTGCGGATCTCGAGGAACTCCTCGATCTCGGGGTGCGAGATGTCGAGGTAGCAGGCGGCCGAGCCGCGGCGGAGCGAACCCTGGCTGATCGCGAGAGTGAGCGAATCCATCACGCGGACAAAGGGGATGATGCCGCTGGTCTTGCCGTTGAGGCCGACCGGCTCGCCGATGCCGCGGACACTGCCCCAATAGGTGCCGATGCCGCCGCCGCGCGAGGCGAGCCAGACATTCTCGTTCCAGGTGTCGACGATGCCGCCCAGGCTGTCGGGCACCGAATTGAGGAAGCACGAGATCGGCAGGCCGCGACCGGTGCCCCCGTTCGACAGGACCGGCGTGGCGGGCATGAACCACAGCTTCGAGATGTAATCGTAGATGCGCTGGGCGTGCGCGGCATCGTCGGCATAGGCCGAGGCGACGCGGACGAAGAGATCCTGATAATTCTCGCCGGGAAGCAGATAGCGGTCGCGCAGCGTCTCCTTGCCGAAATCGGTAAGCAGTGCGTCACGCGAGTGATCGACTTCGAGCGTGTAGAGCGGCGGCGCAACGGCGCGCGTGTCCTGGTCCTTGCGCGGCTTCGCCTTGGTCTCGGCGGCAATTGTGGCTTCGGCAACGGTATCGTTCACGCTGTTTTCCGTGTCCCTGAATTCCATGGCTTCGGACCCCTGTATCTGACTCAGCACGCGCCCCTGGAGGGCCAAGATGTTCGACTCGGGGGCAGGGTACCGATGGTACCACGGGTGCGGCTTTGCGCGAGAACAAAAGATGTCCATCGCGCCGAAACCCAGGCACAGCAGCGCCCCTCCGCATATGGTAATGCGGCACAGGTTCTACCAGTGCTTGAGCTTGCCCCTCAGTGCAACCACTACAGATTGTGCCAAACCGAGTCCGGGCACAAGGGGTTAAATGCGTCATCAACCAAACGGTTCGTCGCTAAAATGACTCGGTTCGCAGACGGCCCAAAGGCGGCCACACGCCGCGACGCATGGTCAATCCTCGCCTCCCCGAAAGGCAAGAGAACACAGCGCGAACCGAAAAAATTTTCCGGGGGAGGAATCGGTGGACACTATAGGTAGTGTTTCGCGGCCGGCACGGGTTAGGTTCGATGCCGGTATTTGGGGGATGGGTAATGCGAATCGGGTTGCTCGCCATGGCCCTGACGGCGAGCGCGCCGGCAGCGGGACAGGATATCGCGATCGGCGAGCTGCCGTCCTCGGTCGCGGCGTTTCAGGAAAAGTCTATCGACGAACTCCAGGCGATGATAGCGACGGATGCGCAAACCAGCGCGGGAATCACCGAATTGTATATCGAGCGGATCAAGATGCTCGATCGCAACGGGCCGACGCTGCGCTCGGTGATCGCGGTGTCGCCCGACGCGCTCGACCAGGCGCGGGCGAGCGACGCGCGGCGCAAGGCGGGCAGGCTCAAGGGGCCGCTCGACGGGGTGCCGGTGCTGATCAAGGACAATATCGAGACGCGCGAGCTGCCGACCACCGCGGGCAGCCTGGCGCTCGCCGACAACTGGCCGAAGCGCGACGCGCCGGTGGTGGCGCAGCTGCGCGGGGCGGGCGCGGTGATCCTGGGCAAGACCAATCTGAGCGAATGGGCCAACATCCGCTCGGACAATTCGATGAGCGGATGGAGCGCGGTCGGCGGGCTGGTGAAGAATCCCTATGCACTCGATCGCACCGCGTGCGGATCGTCGAGCGGATCGGGCGCGGCAGTGGCGGCGAGCCTCGCCGCGGTGGCGGTGGGAACCGAGACGGATGGTTCGGTGGTGTGTCCCGCGGCGATGAACGGGCTGGTCGGCTTGAAGCCGACGCTCGGGCTGGTGAGCCGCACCTATGTCGTGCCGATCAGCCATAGCCAGGACACGCCAGGGCCGATGGGGCGCAGCGTCCGCGACGTGGCGATCCTCTTCTCGGCGATGATCGGGAGCGATCCCAAGGATGCGGCGACCAAGAGCGCCGACAAATATCGTCGCGATTACGCCGCCGGCCTGTCGGTGGACGGGCTCAAGGGAATGCGCATCGGCTGGTGGAAGCCCGAGATGGCTAGCGACCTTGCCGCACGCTTCGACAGGGCGCTCGACGAGCTGCGCGCCGCGGGGGCGGTGCTGGTCGAGGTCAAGCAGCCAGAACTCAAGGGACTGGGCGATGCCGAGGGCGAGGTACTCTACACCGAATTGAAGGACGACCTTGCCACCTATCTGGCGACCACCCGGGCTAAGGTGCGCAATCTGGCGGACGTGATCGCGTTCAACGAGGCCAACAAGGCATTGGAGATGCCGTTCTTCGGACAGGAGAGTTTCGAGCGTGCGCAGAAGACCCGCGGGACCAGGGATGCCGAATATCTCGGCGCGCGGGCCAAGTCGCAGCGGCTTGCCGGGCCCGAGGGGATCGATGCGATGCTCAAGGCGGGCGATGTGCGGCTGCTGGTCACGCCGACCTATGGCACGCCGTGGCTCAGCGATCCGGCGCATGGCGACCAGTTCGTCGGACCTTCGGCGAGCCAGTTGCCGGCGGTGTCGGGCTATCCGCATTTGACCGTGCCGATGGGGCTGGTCGATGGGCTGCCCGCCGGATTGTCGTTCATCGGGACCGCCTATGCCGACGGGCTGCTGCTTCAGGCGGGGTACGCCTATGAACAGGCGACCCGTGCACGGGTGGCGCCGCGCTACCTGCCGAGCGCGCCCGCCGATCTCGGGCCGCGGAAGCTGCGATAGGCGCGGCTTACGCGCTGCTTCCCTGTGCTCCGGCGAAGGCCGGAGCACAGATAAGAGCGTTCGGCAGGTTCAGGTGGCAGTTGCCGCAAACCGCCGCGCCACGCGCATCTGCCACAGCACGATCAGCGGCACTTCGATCAGCTCGATGCCGAGCCCGATACGGTGGCCCAGCGACGGCATGCCGACAAGCCCGAGCGACAGCAGCCGGAACGCGCCGCCGATCACGACCAGGAATGCGAGCAGCCGCAGCCGCGAGCCCTTGCGCTCGATCCCAGGGATGCACGACGCGAACAGCAGCAGCATGCCGAGGAACAGCCCCGATATGTAGCGGAAATGGCTGTCGAGATCGGTCGGGACGACGGGCGGATGGCCAAGAAAGCGCGGGCCCCCGGTCACGCCGGCGATAGCGGCGGTGAGCGGCAGCAGCAGGGTGACCGCCATCACGCCCTGGAGCAGGCGCTTCTCGGCGCCGGGGCTCACTTGCCCTCGAGCTCGAGCAGTTCCTTGCGGACATGGATCGCACCCAGCGACATGCGCACTTCGATCAGGAAATAGATCAGGCCCGCCATCAGCAGCAGCATCGAGATGACGAAGGCAATCGCGACGATCGCGCCGACATGCAGCCCGAACAGCCGCGACACGAACATCAAAGCGA is a genomic window containing:
- a CDS encoding ribonucleotide-diphosphate reductase subunit beta yields the protein MSLLEARKTYKPFEYPWAYEFWKRQQQLHWLPEEVPLGEDCRDWAQKLSDHERNLLTQIFRFFTQADVEVQDCYHEKYGRVFKPTEIKMMLAAFSNMETVHIAAYSHLLDTIGMPESEYGMFLEYSEMKDKHDYLGTFGVDNDEDIAKTLAMFGGFTEGLQLFASFAMLMNFPRFNKMKGMGQIVTWSVRDETLHCEGIIKLFHTFVKERDCLTKSVTSDIMDMCQTTVRLEDAFIDLAFEQGPVSGMTPKEIKKYIRYIADWRLGQLGMKPIYMIDEHPLPWLSPLLNGVEHANFFEQRATEYSKGATRGQWNDVWDSFDKRQKAKAVPAANEDASEGGDMFSKAGIAAE
- a CDS encoding DUF2171 domain-containing protein, translating into MADASAIKEHMEVIGADGVHVGTVDHVEGDRIKLTKKDSGAEIEGAEGAHAGHHHYISLGLVADVEGDQVRLSAAAANAVLFEEEESEG
- a CDS encoding ribonucleoside-diphosphate reductase subunit alpha; translation: MEFRDTENSVNDTVAEATIAAETKAKPRKDQDTRAVAPPLYTLEVDHSRDALLTDFGKETLRDRYLLPGENYQDLFVRVASAYADDAAHAQRIYDYISKLWFMPATPVLSNGGTGRGLPISCFLNSVPDSLGGIVDTWNENVWLASRGGGIGTYWGSVRGIGEPVGLNGKTSGIIPFVRVMDSLTLAISQGSLRRGSAACYLDISHPEIEEFLEIRKPSGDFNRKALNLHHGVLIPDAFMEAVRDGAEWTLRSPKDQSERGKVDARALFQKLVETRLATGEPYIVFADHVNSNMPKHHRDLGLKVSTSNLCSEITLPTGKDHLGNERTAVCCLSSLNLENWDEWKDEKGFVEDVMRFLDNVLTDYIERAEPGMEKAAYSASRERSVGLGVMGFHSFLQARGLAFEGAMAKSWNLRMFKQIKRQVDEASMQLAVERGPCPDAADMGVMERFSCKMAIAPTASISIICGGTSACIEPIPANIYTHKTLSGSFSVKNPYLEKLLIEKSKNSDAVWNSILEMGGSVQHLDFLSQEEKDAYKTSFEIDQRWILELAGDRAPYIDQAQSLNLFIPADVEKWDLLMLHFRAWELGIKSLYYLRSKSVQRAGFAGGVEADNTIAAPKFEVESRDYDECLACQ
- a CDS encoding amidase; the protein is MRIGLLAMALTASAPAAGQDIAIGELPSSVAAFQEKSIDELQAMIATDAQTSAGITELYIERIKMLDRNGPTLRSVIAVSPDALDQARASDARRKAGRLKGPLDGVPVLIKDNIETRELPTTAGSLALADNWPKRDAPVVAQLRGAGAVILGKTNLSEWANIRSDNSMSGWSAVGGLVKNPYALDRTACGSSSGSGAAVAASLAAVAVGTETDGSVVCPAAMNGLVGLKPTLGLVSRTYVVPISHSQDTPGPMGRSVRDVAILFSAMIGSDPKDAATKSADKYRRDYAAGLSVDGLKGMRIGWWKPEMASDLAARFDRALDELRAAGAVLVEVKQPELKGLGDAEGEVLYTELKDDLATYLATTRAKVRNLADVIAFNEANKALEMPFFGQESFERAQKTRGTRDAEYLGARAKSQRLAGPEGIDAMLKAGDVRLLVTPTYGTPWLSDPAHGDQFVGPSASQLPAVSGYPHLTVPMGLVDGLPAGLSFIGTAYADGLLLQAGYAYEQATRARVAPRYLPSAPADLGPRKLR
- a CDS encoding DUF4345 domain-containing protein — its product is MSPGAEKRLLQGVMAVTLLLPLTAAIAGVTGGPRFLGHPPVVPTDLDSHFRYISGLFLGMLLLFASCIPGIERKGSRLRLLAFLVVIGGAFRLLSLGLVGMPSLGHRIGLGIELIEVPLIVLWQMRVARRFAATAT